The segment TTGGGCTCCTGCTACTGCAAATCTGATGGTTTGTACTCAGAAAGTCAGATGGCATCCACCTCTACAAGTTACTTAGGATGTGATGGGCCTCATGCATCCTCCCTCTTTGGTGAGAACCCCAAGCCTCAATTGTCCCTTTCAGGGGACACAAAGTCAGACAGCCAAGCATCCTTGTTACTTTTTTCTAGttccagcattttctttccaagaagCAGGAAATGCAACAAGGAACAGTGCTCATGGTGCAAACTGACCACAGATTTCGGAGGTGCCATAAATGTGTTCCCAGTTTTGTTGTCTGTCCCTTTCcttgaaatgtgcttttctttttccaaacatAAAAATGGCATTCATGCGGGGCATAAGTACTTGAAGTCTCACTCCTGAGTGGCAGCAACTAATTCAGGTATTCCTACCTTTTATGTAAAGTTATGAGTAGCTATGACATCACCTTGCATTTATCAACTCTCTATTTAATCTACTTTTTTACTGCCTAATCACCCACAATTCTTTACAGATGACCCTCACCCCCTGCTAACTTAAAAAGGCTTTGCATAGTCAGCAAACATTCTTGTCTTGCTGCTCACTGCTTCCTCCCTGGGAGTGATGAATTGtgaagcactgctcagctgcctCCTTGCACTCAACTCCTCATGGATGATGGTCTCTGTGGCTATGAAATAATGCACATCTGTGCTTGACAATTACTGACAGCCTACCTTCTAATACGTGGCTACCAGCAGCCAAGTAATACTTGATATTACTTGGCATACAGAACctgaaaaaaactattttaaacaCAGATACCATTGTAATTATTATCTCATGTGCATGCATTAAACCACATGTGTTTAATATTAAGCACAAATATTACTGCATGACCAGAGCAATGCATATGAGATAGTCTGTAACTCCTTGCTAATATACAACTATTAGTTTTATTACATTCCCTTGGCCATGAAAATTAGGAGTATTGTATTTGATTCATTCtaatcagcagagctggggagaatATTCTGCTTTGATTGCTCTGTCAGAGTGCctctgagagaaagaaaaaaaccaaaaatctctAGTACATGTTTCTAAAAAAGTTTGACTTAATAATTAATACTTGCATAGATAGATGCAGCCCATAGCCGATTTTATTTGAATGCCTGGCCTCTGAATTTGCTTTCGTTTATGTATTCTGATTTCCTTTTAATCCTAATTCCAGTTTGGTTGCATAACAATAATGTCCTTTTGCCCTTAAAACCCTTACACAGGGTCTCAAACTTGGCTTTGCTTTAAGGCAGTTTTGGTTTATGAATGATACAAAACTATTTGTTACCCCACAAGCACAACTCAGTTCACCCCTCCCTAAATGTCTGCTCCTACAAAACGAGGAAGAAGAGACACCAGAATAGCATAAGGAATCCAAACATACGTGTTTGCTTTTCAagcaaacatttccatttccaagACATCTAGTAAACactttacttcattttttttttttatttcacttgttCTACTGTGTTTATTAATCTCCTTAGAACTCCACTGCCAGTAAGTCAGCCCAAACAAGGGAGCAATGAGGTTGGAGAAACGTGTGCTCATACTGTATAATTGCATAAGCTGCTTCCTGTATGCTGGGGGTACGATTTGCATTTTCATCTATTAAATACCTTGTGTTCTAGATCCTTCTCTCTGACTGTGAAATGTATTTGGACATCTCCACTGTGGCACTTTTCCAACTTTATACAAACACTGGAAAGCAATCTCGCTGAAAGCAGACGGTTTAGTATGACTTGgttattaatttttaaggaaGAGGTTCTGTGATCTGCGACAAGAGAAGTATTTTAATTGACGGGAGGAGCTACCTACCACTCATGCAAGTATTAGAACCACTTAAAATGTCTTCATCTGCATTTCtgtacatatgtatatatatatatatatatttatatatggagatatatataaaaatttccCAGAAGCAGGATGTTCTTTTCTCAGCGTTCACAGCACACTCTGCTGGCTGTTGTCGAAAGTTAAGGCCAAGCGAGGACGACaagctaaaaagaaataaaatgttttaggACACAGGAGAAACACAACCCATGCAGGTAATTACCGCGGGCATTTGAACGGAGAGGCACAAGGGACGTATCCTGGGAGCAGCAAGGAAGGGTTGGCAGGAAACTAGTTTAGTTTCACGGGAAGAGAGcgagcttttcttttttttttttttttttttttttttttttggtggggggtgCATGGGGGGGAGGGAAAGAAGGcttctccctgtgctgaggTCATCCCGTTTCAGCATGGAGGCAGGGAGCACGcatctgtgccagtgcctccaTTTCCGTTCCTTCAAGGACAGGGCAGGCACTGCCTGACGGGCGGGCGAGGATCACTGGCTGCTCGGCACTAAGTGGCTTTATATGAAAGTGGCTTAGAGCCACATTTGCATGACAAAGCCATTTGCGCGTCCCTCGTCAGTAAGGGAGGCTGCAGCCTCCATTTATCCTCCCTCGCGTGGAACACGCGAAACCATTAAGGGCACACGGGATTTTGTTAGGAGAGCGCTCGCTGCCCGTGCCGAGCGGGGCTGGGACCGTGGcgggctgagcacagcaggagcagggagtgggagAGCGCTTCTGCACAGTTTTCAGGGCAGAAAACGTGGCCGGGGCCGTTTCCGGCCGAGAACCAGCCTCGCGCAGGGCtgtggcggggccgggccgggcggacAAAAGGGGCATTGCTGGGTGACGCTGCTGAGGAATTCCTGCCGGGCGGGGCGGgatttatggctttttttttccacggGGCCGCTCGGGCCCGAGGCGGGGGACGGTGCGGAAAGCGCAGGGTCATCATcggctcccctcccccagcccgtGCCCTCCCCGGTCCCgcggtcccggtcccggtcccgatCCCGGCACAGCCGCCCCCCCCGGCCGACACCGGCCCCCACCCCGGCCCGcgcgcgccccccgccccccacccCCTCGCGCCACGCGGGCCgcgggccccgccccgccgcctgGCCGCGCGCgcccccccttcccctcccccctcgCGCGCCCTCCCGGCGCGCCccgcgcggcggcggcggggcggggccccCGCCCTGGCGGCTcgcggggaggggcggggcggcggctGCGCGCCTGCGCGGGCGGCCTCGCCCCTTCTGTGGCcacccccgccccccgccctgCGCAGGCGCAGTGCGGCGGCGGCTCGGCGAGGGGAAGGGCGAGAGCGGCAGCCGGAGCGGGGGGGACCACGGGGCTCCGtcgctcccgccgccgccatggcgggcgcggccccggcccACGAGCAAGACCAGGAGCAGGAGTCTTCGGCCGCGGCGGGCGAGCGGCCGCACCTctcggcggcggcgctggcgAAGATCGAGCGGAACCGGCAGCGGGCGCTGGCACTGCGGCAGGCGCGGCTGGCGGCCCGGCCCTACCCTGCCGCAGGTCggatggcggcggcggcggaaCGGGCGAGTCCCCGcgccctttttttctctttttcagggGGGAGGTTTCGAGAGGGGAAAGCTGCGGGGAATTGGGGGCGCCGCCGGGCTTGAGGCGGtgggggcggcggggggggggggtgcgGTAGGGTGGCTGGAGCCGggtgggggttggggggggAGAATCCGCCGCGGCGCGCGAGGggccccccctccccccacatgtgtgggggaggggggggctcTTGCACGCGCGCGCTCTCCGCGCGGCCCCCCGCCTCGCGCGCGCGGCGCGGTGGGGGCGGCCGCGCGCGCCCCCTGCCGGCGGCGGCGCTTTAACGCAGCGCCCGCCTCGTTTGTGCTCCCGCAGGCGGCGGCGCGCGGGCGCGGGCCCTCCCCAAGGTCGTGGACACGGGAGGGGGATtcttcctggagcaggaggaggaggagagccaGGAGAAGGAAGAGCGAGGTGCCGGCGAGAAGATCGTGCACCCACCCGGTAATTAAGAAAAAAGCCTGTAGGGAGCGGCGGGGGTTtggcggggaggcggcgggaggAGGCGGCGCCGCGTgcgcggggctggcgggggagggcaggaaggcGCGGGGGCGACAGTGAGCCGGCTCCGGCCGCGCCAGCAGGGCGGGATGGATGGgcgcctttttttttttttcccgggCTTTTTTTACTCTCCTTTCTTACCctcttgttctttctttttttccctttttttttttcctttttttttcttttttttttttcttttttttttttttcgccaccccttttcctccttcacaCGTTTTTCTGGATGTGCTCGATTAGTGGCGCGTCCGATTCTTTTCAGCATTAAATCGGTTATAGCAAATGCGCggtaattaaaaatgaagaattttaagCCGCGGAAGTGGGACACAGCCAGTGCCCTTGGGTAtagcacattttaattttttttcctccctcataAACgttatttgcattatttcttttGGGAATTTGAATTTTAAGACCGACATGAGGGTAAATTTTCGCGACTTCGTCggttgtgggaattttgggatttacGTGGTTTGTGCCAAGACCAGAGcgctgctgcagtgccagctttTATCGTTATAAAACGTGCTGGCGCCAAGTTACTGATCGTTCGGTGGAGGATTTCAGCACATTGCCTTGCGATAttctcccccccaaaaaaagcaaatggagAAGTAAGGGTCCCAAAATAGATCGACTTTCTTCTCTGGGATTGTCTTTGTCTTGCTTTGTTCTGCTTGAATCAGCTGCGGGGCTGTTGGTGCAGTGTATCTCTTTGTTAGAAATCAGCACCAGATTTCATTAACAGTGTAAACAATTAGCAGCCCTGCTTCTTTAGATGGGCTAATGTTTAACAATAAATTAAAGTAGATCTGGGATGCCTTTACACTGGGCGTATTTTTTGCTGTGTAATTCATAACGTCATTGTCTTAATAAAATGTCTTCGTGTTCGGGAGCACTGCCTTAAATGATGGAATGTGATGTAAGAGTATGAAATGACTGTGAAGTACTGAGCATCCGGCTGTCGCTAGTAGGACTGAATTTACATAAAATGTCGTCTTTGCTGGATCGAATCTGCTATAAATGCAAACGCAATTAAAATGTATGGTGCTGCATGTCAACCATTAATCTTCTGCTTCAGGTGTTCCTAAAATTTCACAGCACTGCCTCgctttcagattttaaaactgtatagaaatgttaattttctgaTAGAATTCCAATGTTACTGTTCAAGGAATGTCCCTTATAGCTCTTGTTCCCCGAATCGATGTTTCTTGGTGTCCTGTGGAACATAAAAGCAGATGGTGATGACGCTGGAGGTGATCCGCCCGTTGAGGATGCGGCCAGAAGCAGTGGCTGGCGCTGAGATGAGtctgggcttggagcagtgcTGAGAGGGCTTGGGGAGAGGATTGTAGTGgagctccatccccattccaCTCCTAGCAGCTCTCTGGCCATCCACCTCCGTTTCTGCCAGCTGGAACGGACAAGAATCTTGCCAACTGCCCCAGGCTTCCACTGAGCTCGTTTAGGGAGAGGCAGGTGTGGCCGAGCTAGGAAAAAaactggagcagagctgagagaaCTATgattccagcacagctcctgtaGTTTCCTGCTCTAGCCACCCTCTTCAAATTGAATCccttctctgcttcctcctgttTCTGCCTGCATGTCCTCTTAATTAGGGCATATTTTGGGAGGGTCAGAACAGAGGAAGTGGCAGGAGAGGATTTGAAGCACTTTGTGAGTGAAatgtggagaattttttttttacaagggCTGTTTAATGTGCATTTAAATGTTTAAGTTTAGTACTTAACAGTGAACTTACAACAAGAATATATTCCAACAGAGATGGAATTGTGTGGTAATGGGTTTTAATTTGTACTGTATTCTGAAAAACTTTGATAGAGTGAAACTAGTTTGTAATATGCTTATGTGAATTCTAGTAAAATTGCCTGTAATACCAATTCTAGATGCTTGTTTTTATCATTGTAGtcccttaaaaatatttctttccattaGCGCCCGTACTAGAATTTGACTATCTCATCTGTGGAGACTGTGGCAAAGAATTCATGGACTCCTACCTTATGCAGCACTTTGATTGGGCAACATGTGATAATTGCAGGTATTACAAATAATCAGGAGAGAGAAACACTATTTTACATAAAGATTGCTGGCTGTAATTCAGTGAGTTACAGTCATTTAAAGAGACTGTCAGCAGAGGGACATATTtcagtaactttaaaaaaaaattaaatgaaagttGACTGATAGCCTGTGCATTTTCCATTATGGAATTGAGTCGCAGATTCTCTCATAAGTCTGCCTTAGGATAGGGGACATCAGTGGATTTTCATACGACATTATGGAAATAGGATGTCATGAGAGCAGTTGGTGTGTTTGTCAGCGTGAAAATTTATGTCTGGCTTCAGACTAGAGCCGTTTGAAAACCTGCTGGAACACAAATAATCTGTTCTCAGAAGCGGAGCAAGGATTAGGAGAGTGTTCCTGGTCCTGGTGTTTTAGCTCAAGTGAAGTTGGTACTTTGGTCAGCATGGGTGtgctggaagcacagcagcCAAAGGGCAGAGCCCCCATGGGAGGTTACTGGTTGGCCTGCGAGGTAAGCAGGAGTTTGACCTTGAGAGGAGAGCAAGCTCTTATCTTTTGACACAGAAAACTCCAAAAGCCATCAAGATAACCAGGGCAATGAAACCAACTGCAGCAGCCGGCTGGCCGCCCATTTGTGTAAGAATGAATTgagtgaatgaaaaaaaaaaaggcagttacGAGTTTGTTCTGGGAGCCTACCCATTTACTGCAGGGAGTGGTCAGGGGTGTGCACGTGGTGTAGGCAATTCTCAGTTATTACGGGAGGCAAAGTTCTGTTTCTCGGAAGTTAAAGTGGGTAGGGAAAGGACGTTAAGGACCGGACTTGGGAGCCTGTGGAGTACTTCTCCTTAGGTCTGAGCGCTTGCAGCTAATCATTGTAGCGTCCTTGGTGCATTAGCTGTAACTGAACTTTGAATAGTAAAGCTACATTTACAGCAGTGCTTCCTTGATGACCGTTGTTAGCACTTAGTGTTTGGCAGATTGTTTGGCTCAAGCGATTCAAGTTGTACTTCAGTCAGGATTGcgtaaatgtaattttttccattaactCATAAATGCTGTTGTGGTTACAGAGTTCTTCATTATCTATCTGGTAAAGGCTGCAgtcttttaaaagtttattttacgATTCCTCTGCCTACTATCTTTCCTTATAGAAAGAAGTGCTCTGTGTTGCTAATCAGTTTCTGAGATCTAGAGGCATATGGAGTGTGTATATTCTCAGGTGATCTGACCTGTCTCACATTACACATTTTTTCTATCTTGACCATGTGAGGCTCATACGTCTGTCCTCTTGGATTACATCTGGGTTAGGTGAATACCTGAAAATATTCATATTCATTTTAAGTTTCAGTTATTCCCTCTTGTAAGAAAATAGAAGGAAAGCCTTTCTAGAAGAGCAGGCTTCTCAGCCTGTTTTTGCTGAAATGGGGGGAATTTTTAAACACTTAATTTCAGTAAATCTAGTCTAGTTTAGCTAGGCTGTTGGGATCCAAAGTTATTTGCATGCATAAAAAACTGAAGGGATTAGGGCTACCTGTATTTCAAGAATGTTTGAAGGGATGGGGGACTGAGATGTTAATAACCTGTGGTTTTAGGGTGTAGCTTTCTCATAATTATTTTGCATCTTGCAGAGATGTTGAAGATAAACATAAGCTTATAACAAGGACAGAAGCAAAAGAAGAGTATCTGCTTAAAGACTGTGACTTAGACAAGAGGGAACCAGTGCTGAAATTCATTGTGAAGAAAAACCCTCATAATTCACGATGGGGTGAAATgaaactttatttaaaactaCAGGTATAGAAACTTACTGTGTTTCAGACCTTTCTTTACCTTCATACAGCTTTGGTTGTCACTTGGTACTTGAATGGTTTTGTCAAAGCTGAGTGTGTTATTAATAGCTTGTTATAGTTAAATGGTTGCAGTCCGAGTTGTGAAAATGTCTGGTTTTGAGAGCATTTTAAAGATGTTCATTGAGCAGAACTTCAGTGGGTTGCACAATTACAAATGACAAAGCACATGGCCCttcagtttttctctgaagtgcacggggcagctgcagctgtgcgTGGCCCTTTGTAGCTGTGTTCACAGCTTTGcttgcagaggcagcaggaaaggCAAGTGGATTTCCCAGGCTCTTGTCATTTCTTGTTTGGTACTTCTTAGGAATCATACTGCTTTAGTAAAATATCGGCAAAATTAAGAGCTGGGTTTAAGTTTTCCTAAGTTACATCCAGCTGATACTGAAAACCAGCCTCTTCCTGTGGAAGGAGTGCAGTCTTTTGTGAGTCAAGAGCAGAGACGGGTGGGGTTGTTTTATGTATGTGTAGGGAGAAACTAAATTTGTAAGTTAGAATAGTTTACTTTTATcgtttcaggaaaaaaaaggcatttatgtCCATCCTGTAGGTAATCAAGCGTTCACTTGAAGTCTGGGGTAGCG is part of the Catharus ustulatus isolate bCatUst1 chromosome Z, bCatUst1.pri.v2, whole genome shotgun sequence genome and harbors:
- the XPA gene encoding DNA repair protein complementing XP-A cells, with product MAGAAPAHEQDQEQESSAAAGERPHLSAAALAKIERNRQRALALRQARLAARPYPAAGGGARARALPKVVDTGGGFFLEQEEEESQEKEERGAGEKIVHPPAPVLEFDYLICGDCGKEFMDSYLMQHFDWATCDNCRDVEDKHKLITRTEAKEEYLLKDCDLDKREPVLKFIVKKNPHNSRWGEMKLYLKLQVIKRSLEVWGSEEALQEAKELRRDSREKMKQKKFDKKVKELRRAVRSSLWKKQASIHEHEYGPEENIDEDTYKKTCTVCGHELTYEKM